The Phoenix dactylifera cultivar Barhee BC4 chromosome 15, palm_55x_up_171113_PBpolish2nd_filt_p, whole genome shotgun sequence genome contains a region encoding:
- the LOC103718736 gene encoding blue copper protein-like — protein sequence MAGYTSVALGALFLISCVAWGSATVYTVGDTSGWTSGVDYSTWTSGKSFAVGDSLAFNYASGAHTVTEVSSSDYDSCSSSNAISNDSNGPTTIQLKTPGTHYFICAIPGHCSGGMKLAVTVGGSSSGSPTTPSPPSTSTTPTLTPPTTTTTGTRRSGAGGLAPASAMVALTGLAVLLF from the exons ATGGCTGGTTACACTTCGGTCGCCTTGGGTGCTCTCTTCCTCATAAGTTGCGTCGCATGGGGCTCGGCCACCGTTTACACCGTCGGGGATACATCAGGCTGGACGTCGGGCGTCGATTACTCTACCTGGACCAGTGGCAAATCCTTTGCGGTTGGCGATAGCCTTG CGTTCAACTACGCCAGTGGGGCTCACACCGTGACCGAGGTGAGCTCGAGCGACTACGATTCCTGCTCGTCAAGCAACGCCATCAGCAACGACAGCAACGGGCCGACGACGATCCAACTCAAGACGCCAGGCACGCACTACTTCATTTGCGCAATACCCGGTCACTGCAGCGGTGGGATGAAGCTCGCCGTCACGGTCGGAGGATCGTCCTCCGGCTCACCGACCACCCCCTCCCCTCCATCCACCTCCACCACGCCTACGCTCACTCCGCCCACAACCACCACCACCGGCACCCGCCGTTCTGGCGCTGGAGGCCTCGCACCGGCATCGGCGATGGTGGCGCTCACTGGGCTGGCGGTGCTACTCTTCTAG
- the LOC120113268 gene encoding vegetative cell wall protein gp1-like gives MAVAGARFSLLAVALALLAVSSSAQAPGAAPMAPPTPAPVPSPPPVFPAPAPAPTPAAPTPSAPAPSSTAPTPAPMSSPAPTPSPTAPVPSPTAPTPSSTSPPAPSPMSPISQPPTTPADGGSFATGLRASWISVAVAAAAAAVYAF, from the coding sequence ATGGCGGTCGCCGGTGCTCGTTTCTCGCTCCTCGCGGTGGCGCTGGCGTTGCTTGCTGTGAGCTCCTCCGCCCAGGCCCCTGGCGCCGCCCCCATGGCCCCTCCAACTCCGGCCCCCGTCCCGTCGCCTCCCCCCGTGTTCCCCGCCCCCGCCCCCGCTCCCACCCCCGCGGCTCCGACTCCCAGTGCTCCCGCCCCCTCCTCCACGGCCCCCACCCCGGCCCCCATGTCCTCTCCCGCCCCCACCCCCTCCCCCACCGCCCCCGTTCCATCTCCCACGGCCCCAACCCCGTCGTCCACCTCCCCTCCCGCCCCCAGCCCCATGTCTCCGATCAGCCAACCTCCCACCACGCCCGCCGACGGCGGCAGCTTCGCCACCGGTCTCCGCGCCTCCTGGATCTCCGTCGCtgtggccgccgccgccgccgccgtctaCGCCTTCTAG